One stretch of Miscanthus floridulus cultivar M001 chromosome 18, ASM1932011v1, whole genome shotgun sequence DNA includes these proteins:
- the LOC136522296 gene encoding xyloglucan endotransglucosylase/hydrolase protein 22-like, whose product MMRPGALVAFVAVACLASIAHGGNFYQDTEMTWGQGRGKVVDGGRGLDLTLDKTSGSGFQSKNEYLFGKIDMQIKLVPGNSAGTVTTFYLSSAGSAHDEIDFEFLGNVSGEPYTLHTNVFTQGQGQREQQFRLWFDPTKDFHTYSVVWNPQHVIFAVDGTPIRDFKNHEARGVAFPRTQPMRLYASLWNADDWATQGGRVKADWTQAPFVASFRGFSADACVWANGKQQCPVGAMEAAAGGGRRGSWWNQQLSDMSYRRMRWVQRKFMIYNYCTDAKRFPQGVPAECKLR is encoded by the coding sequence atgatgaggccAGGGGCACTAGTTGCCTTCGTGGCGGTGGCGTGCTTAGCGTCCATCGCACACGGCGGCAACTTCTACCAGGACACGGAGATGACGTGGGGGCAAGGTCGAGGCAAGGTGGTGGACGGCGGGCGCGGGCTGGACCTGACCCTGGACAAGACCTCCGGCTCCGGGTTCCAGTCCAAGAACGAGTACCTCTTCGGCAAGATCGACATGCAGATCAAGCTGGTGCCCGGCAACTCCGCGGGCACTGTCACCACCTTCTACCTCTCCTCCGCCGGCAGCGCGCACGACGAGATCGACTTCGAGTTCCTCGGCAACGTCTCCGGCGAGCCCTACACGCTGCACACCAACGTGTTCACCCAGGGCCAAGGGCAGAGGGAGCAGCAGTTCCGGCTCTGGTTCGACCCCACCAAGGACTTCCACACCTACTCGGTGGTGTGGAACCCGCAGCACGTGATCTTCGCGGTGGACGGCACGCCGATCCGGGACTTCAAGAACCACGAGGCGCGCGGGGTGGCGTTCCCGCGGACGCAGCCGATGAGGCTGTACGCGAGTCTCTGGAACGCCGACGACTGGGCCACGCAGGGCGGGCGCGTCAAGGCGGACTGGACGCAGGCGCCGTTCGTGGCGTCGTTCCGTGGGTTCAGCGCCGACGCCTGCGTCTGGGCTAACGGCAAGCAGCAGTGCCCCGTCGGCGCCATGGAGGCTGCGGCCGGGGGAGGGCGACGCGGCAGCTGGTGGAACCAGCAGCTTAGTGACATGAGCTACCGCCGCATGCGCTGGGTGCAGAGGAAGTTCATGATCTACAACTACTGCACCGACGCCAAGCGGTTCCCGCAGGGCGTGCCCGCCGAGTGCAAGCTCCGGTGA